The Saccharomyces paradoxus chromosome VIII, complete sequence genome has a window encoding:
- the CBP2 gene encoding Cbp2p (Required for splicing of the group I intron bI5 of the COB pre-mRNA~similar to YHL038C): protein MVNWQTLFMVSLRRQGSSSRYRYKFNMENITHQVFPRCKQAFKKANLSYEYCDLEGKLYNASLMDLQKMLLRDINAPRDHVFKIVRTDLVEKSSKKRIQHWEQIAPIFDHPLSLYENLLSEMDNNFKPSFEWQQLIEVRSRDDQLKLQRVVWPKSIFSNFCRGIGVKKNTYDRLLKQNNGEVPMFVNPANAKPLPLFQVGDDATIGEFDGIGIFPYFVVKHRAFFVTEVDKLKTKIISPLCNLNERKRTDKANAGRLLENEKGEPFYVDAKGATSRAADGNAVTLKQLLERSVSHKTLWSKQTNKDRTCPGDILRATILSNDFSIRQLRTEFCKNFILYNIFTILQRNKKSIRDFSNDNNVPSFRFNWNVWDSYIWKQYQEAESMTLPADQASLINYKTKYDSFLQDLQTYSTLVISEMKWNQFSIFQNNETSLSRFEHITLILQTILTKSKMIRIFQPNLYKFMQDDLRATLMELTGFTESINATIGPGFANEQSLQSANALKKLANQLLHFEQKIYAEKFRVNRPIQLRPLTLSTNFKIVILDKQNAIPEIFQTLLKFTTQITTYFVKDLSEVELHGHMHCIDKKMLDKSTFMYLYELKYNEDLKAVPPQKEKIVDNIIGLLSNDEEH from the coding sequence ATGGTGAATTGGCAAACATTGTTCATGGTGTCGCTGAGGCGACAAGGTAGTTCCTCTCGTTACAGATATAAGTTCAATATGGAAAATATCACACATCAGGTGTTCCCTCGTTGTAAGCAAGCCTTTAAGAAAGCGAATCTAAGTTATGAATATTGTGATCTTGAGGGGAAACTGTACAATGCCTCGCTTATGGACTTGCAGAAAATGCTACTACGAGATATAAATGCCCCTCGTGACCACGTATTCAAGATCGTTAGAACAGACTTGGtggaaaaatcttcaaagaagaggatCCAACACTGGGAACAGATCGCACCTATCTTTGACCATCCTCTGAGTCTTTACGAAAACCTGCTGAGCGAAATggataataatttcaagCCATCTTTTGAATGGCAACAATTAATAGAGGTACGATCCAGGGATGATCAGTTGAAACTACAACGTGTAGTTTGGCCCAAATCTATATTTTCGAACTTCTGTAGAGGAATAGGGGTTAAGAAGAACACTTATGATAGATTGTTGAAGCAAAATAATGGAGAGGTACCCATGTTTGTCAATCCTGCTAACGCGAAGCCTTTGCCTCTTTTCCAGGTTGGCGATGATGCGACGATTGGAGAATTCGATGGTATTGGTATTTTCCCCTACTTTGTAGTTAAACACAGAGCTTTCTTCGTTACCGAGGTAGATAAATTGAAAACCAAGATAATCTCGCCACTTTGTAACTTGAATGAACGAAAGCGTACCGATAAGGCTAATGCCGGTCGACTACTGGAGAATGAAAAGGGTGAGCCATTTTATGTGGATGCAAAGGGTGCTACAAGTCGAGCCGCTGATGGCAATGCCGTCACTTTGAAACAGCTTCTGGAAAGATCGGTTAGCCATAAGACACTGTGGAGCAAACAGACAAACAAAGACAGAACATGTCCTGGAGACATTTTGAGGGCCACAATATTATCCAATGACTTCTCCATCCGGCAATTGAGGACTGAATTTtgcaaaaatttcatcctCTACAATATATTTACCATTTTACAGCGTAATAAGAAGAGTATACGTGACTTCTCTAATGACAATAACGTGCCTTCTTTCCGTTTCAATTGGAATGTTTGGGATTCATACATATGGAAGCAATATCAAGAGGCCGAGTCCATGACATTACCTGCGGACCAGGCTTCTCTTATCAACTACAAGACGAAGTACGACTCATTTCTTCAAGATCTGCAAACATATTCCACCCTGGTAATTTCCGAGATGAAATGGAAccaattttctatttttcaaaataatgaaacgAGTTTATCGAGATTTGAACACATTACACTGATTTTGCAAACCATACTgacaaaatcaaaaatgatAAGAATTTTCCAGCCAAACTTGTACAAGTTTATGCAAGATGATTTAAGGGCAACTCTAATGGAGTTGACGGGTTTCACTGAATCAATAAATGCAACAATAGGACCTGGTTTTGCGAACGAACAATCGTTGCAATCTGCCAATGcgttgaagaaattggcCAACCAACTTTTAcattttgaacaaaagatATACGCCGAGAAATTCCGTGTAAATAGGCCAATCCAGCTTCGCCCATTAACGCTATCAACAAACTTCAAAATTGTTATTCTGGATAAGCAGAATGCCATACCCGAAATATTCCAAACCTTACTGAAGTTCACGACGCAAATAACGACATATTTCGTGAAAGATTTGTCGGAGGTGGAGCTTCATGGGCATATGCATTgcattgataaaaaaatgctgGACAAGTCGACATTCATGTATTTGTATGAACTCAAATACAACGAAGATCTCAAAGCAGTTCCTCCTCAAAAGGAGAAGATCGTAGATAATATTATCGGCTTGTTAtccaatgatgaagaacatTGA
- the RPL8A gene encoding 60S ribosomal protein eL8 (Ribosomal 60S subunit protein L8A~similar to YHL033C): MAPGKKVAPAPFGAKSTKSNKAKNPLTHSTPKNFGIGQAVQPKRNLSRYVKWPEYVRLQRQKKILSIRLKVPPTIAQFQYTLDRNTAAETFKLFNKYRPETAAEKKERLTKEAAAVAEGKSKQDASPKPYAVKYGLNHVVALIENKKAKLVLIANDVDPIELVVFLPALCKKMGVPYAIVKGKARLGTLVNQKTSAVAALTEVRAEDEAALAKLVSTIDANFADKYDEVKKHWGGGILGNKAQAKMDKKAKTSESA; this comes from the coding sequence ATGGCCCCAGGAAAGAAAGTCGCTCCAGCTCCATTTGGTGCTAAGTCCACCAAGTCTAACAAGGCTAAGAACCCATTGACTCACTCTACTCCAAAGAACTTTGGTATTGGTCAAGCTGTCCAGCCAAAGAGAAACTTGTCCAGATACGTCAAATGGCCAGAATACGTCAGATTGCAAAGACAAAAGAAGATCTTGTCCATCAGATTGAAGGTTCCTCCAACTATTGCTCAATTCCAATACACTTTGGACAGAAACACCGCTGCAGAAACCTTCAAGTTGTTCAACAAGTACAGACCAGAAACTGCtgctgaaaagaaggaaagattAACCAAAGAAGCTGCCGCCGTTGCTGAAGGTAAGTCCAAACAAGACGCTTCTCCAAAGCCATACGCTGTCAAATACGGTTTGAACCACGTTGTTGCCTTGattgaaaacaagaagGCTAAGTTAGTTTTGATTGCTAACGACGTTGACCCAATTGAATTGGTTGTTTTCTTACCTGCTCTGTGTAAGAAGATGGGTGTCCCATACGCTATCGTCAAGGGCAAGGCTAGATTGGGTACCTTAGTCAACCAAAAGACCTCCGCTGTTGCCGCTTTGACTGAAGTCAGAGCCGAAGACGAAGCCGCTTTGGCTAAGTTGGTTTCCACCATTGACGCTAACTTCGCTGACAAATACGATGAAGTCAAGAAGCACTGGGGTGGTGGTATCCTTGGTAACAAGGCTCAAGCCAAAATGGACAAGAAAGCTAAAACCTCTGAATCCGCTTAG
- the SBP1 gene encoding Sbp1p (Protein that binds eIF4G and has a role in repression of translation~similar to YHL034C): MSTEIEEATNAVNNLSINDSEQQPRAPTHKTVIDPEDTIFIGNVAHECAEDDLKQLFVEEFGDEVSVEIPVKEHTDGHIPASKHALVKFPSKIDFDDIKEKYDTKVVKDREIHIKRARTPGQMQRGGFRGRGGFRGRGGFRGGFRGGFRGGFRGRGNFRGRGGARGGFNGQKREKIPLDQMERSKDTLYINNVPFKATKEEVAEFFGTNADSISLPMRKMRDQHTGRIFTSDSANRGMAFVTFDGENVDIEAKAEEFKGKVFGDRELTVDVAVIRPENDEEEVEQETGSEEKEE, from the coding sequence atgtctactgaaattgaagaagctaCTAATGCCGTAAACAACTTGAGCATCAACGACTCCGAACAACAACCTAGGGCCCCTACTCATAAGACAGTAATTGACCCTGAGGATACAATCTTTATTGGCAACGTTGCTCACGAATGTGCCGAAGACGACTTGAAGCAACTGTTTGTGGAGGAATTCGGGGATGAAGTCAGCGTAGAGATCCCAGTTAAGGAACACACCGACGGTCATATTCCAGCTAGTAAACACGCTCTGGTTAAGTTCCCAAGCAAAATTGACTTCGATGATATCAAGGAGAAGTACGACACGAAAGTGGTTAAGGACAGAGAAATTCATATTAAGAGAGCAAGAACTCCCGGCCAGATGCAGAGAGGAGGCTTCAGAGGCAGAGGCGGTTTCAGAGGCAGAGGCGGATTCAGAGGCGGCTTCAGAGGCGGATTCAGAGGAGGTTTCAGAGGCAGAGGGAACTTCAGGGGTAGAGGTGGTGCCAGAGGTGGTTTTAATGGGcaaaaaagggaaaaaattcCATTAGACCAAATGGAAAGATCAAAAGATACCTTATATATCAACAACGTCCCATTCAAAGCTACCAAAGAGGAAGTCGCTGAATTTTTCGGTACTAACGCCGACTCCATCTCTTTACCAATGAGAAAAATGAGAGATCAACACACTGGCAGAATCTTCACATCCGATTCTGCTAATAGAGGTATGGCATTCGTCACTTTCGATGGTGAAAACGTCGATATTGAAGCTAAAGCTGAAGAATTTAAAGGCAAGGTTTTCGGCGACAGGGAGTTAACTGTAGACGTTGCTGTTATTAGACCAGagaatgatgaagaagaggttGAGCAAGAAACTGGttctgaagaaaaggaagaatgA
- the VMR1 gene encoding putative ATP-binding cassette multidrug transporter VMR1 (Vacuolar membrane protein~similar to YHL035C) has protein sequence MTTDTSVIRNNDSFWEVDDFTRFGRTQLLNYYLPLAIIASIGIFGLYHYGSSRSERLIESDLVKEYLFGAQEERKEDDSVERLLLNSGTQNNYVNVRNQGKILQLRHFNIRDINVREIDARNGGGLTFNKPSTGDHLRKSFEIVLVSLQVIGLFFLRVANISIELTSRDVTVLLVFWLILLSLSILRVHKHAMDLWVICFTAYTAIWLSTWITLRSVYIGNINDVPSRIFYISEFVITSILQLILLTSPLKDGSSIIYIRDNHASPSREHTSSILSCITWSWITDFIWQAQKNTIKLKDIWGLSMEDYCIFVLKRFTSNDNNANSLTVSLFKSFKTYLIVEMLWVSANSFVNLFPTILMKKFLEIVDNTNRSSSCMNLAWLYIIAMFICRLTVAICNSQGQFISDKICLRTRAVLIGEIYTKGLRRKLFASPKTNHDADNVSANLGTIINLISIDSFKVSEISNYLYMTVQAIIMVIIIIGLLFKFLGVSAFAGILIILMMFPLNFLLADLLGKFQKRALQCTDQRIAKLNECLQNMRIVKYFAWENNILNEIKSLRQKELGFLLKKSLLWSVTSFLWFVTPTLVTGVTFAIYIFVQQQELNAPLAFTTLSLFTLLKTPLDQLSNMLSFMNQSKVSLKRITEFLNEGDTEKYNQLTISPDKDKIEFKNATLVWNENDSGINAFKLCELNIKFQIGNLNLVLGSTGSGKSALLMGLLGELDLLSGSIIVPGLEPRHDLIPDREGLTNSFAYCSQSAWLLNDTVKNNIIFDGSYDESRYKKVIDACGLKRDLKILPAGDLTEIGEKGITLSGGQKQRISLARAVYSNAKHVLLDDCLSAVDSHTAVWIYENCITGPLMKNRTCILVTHNFSLALKSAHFAVVLEDGKVKNQGTIMELQKKGLFKEKNAQLSCQDNINEKSANRSKGNRENDSQKTKPVTAGIKFDSDLVDNGQLIEEERKSNGAIGLDVYKWYLKFFGGYKALTALFTLYITTQMLFISQSWWIRHWVNDARIQIDASGFTTDTLPLKAITLEELDSSKNKHTAFYYLSVYFAIGIIQALLGGIKTMMTFLSGMRASRKIFNNLLDLVLHAKIRFFDVTPVGRIMNRLSKDIEGIDQELIPYLEVTIFCLIQCASIIILITVITPRFLIVAIIVFVLYYFVGNWYLTASRELKRIDSITKSPIFQHFSETLVGVCTIRAFGDERRFILENMNKIDQNNTAFFYLSVTVKWFAFRVDMIGAFIVLASGSFILLNIGNIDSSLAGISLTYAILFTDGALWLVRLYSTFEMNMNSVERLKEYSSIEQENYFDHDEDRIQLLNESWPKDGKIEVENLSLRYASNLPPVIKNVSFKVDPQSKVGIVGRTGAGKSTIITALFRLLEPITGCIKIDGHDISRIDLVTLRRSITIIPQDPILFTGTIKSNVDPYDEYDERKILKVLSQVNLISSREFEDAFNLKENFGASHNKFLNLRTEIAEGGLNLSQGERQLLFIARSLLREPKIILLDEATSSIDYDSDHLIQGIIRSEFNKSTILTIAHRLRSVIDYDRILVMDAGEVKEYDRPYELLKNERSIFYSMCRDSGDLELLKQISKQSSKR, from the coding sequence ATGACAACGGATACCTCTGTTATCCGAAATAATGATTCGTTTTGGGAAGTTGACGATTTTACCCGTTTCGGAAGAACTCAGCTATTGAACTATTATTTACCACTAGCTATTATAGCCTCAATTGGAATTTTTGGGCTTTATCACTATGGTTCATCTCGCAGTGAGAGGCTAATTGAGTCCGATTTAGTGAAGGAGTATCTTTTTGGCGCACAAgaagagagaaaagaagatgatagTGTAGAAAGGCTTCTACTAAACTCAGGTACGCAAAATAACTACGTTAATGTCAGGAatcaaggaaaaattttgcaacTTAGACACTTTAATATAAGGGATATAAATGTCAGGGAAATCGATGCTAGAAATGGTGGTGGGCTAACATTTAATAAACCATCTACTGGTGACCACTTAAGAAAGTCTTTCGAAATTGTGTTGGTATCTTTGCAAGTAATTggccttttctttttaagaGTAGCAAATATTAGTATTGAATTAACGAGCAGAGATGTTACAGTTTTACTAGTATTCTGGCTGATACTACTTTCCCTAAGTATCTTAAGAGTTCATAAACATGCAATGGATCTTTGGGTCATCTGTTTTACTGCTTACACTGCCATTTGGTTGTCTACCTGGATCACACTACGTTCAGTATATATTGGGAATATCAATGACGTACCCTCACGAATTTTCTACATCTCTGAATTTGTAATTACTTCAATTTTACAGTTAATACTACTTACTTCACCGCTAAAAGACGGCTCCTCCATCATCTACATAAGGGACAATCATGCGTCTCCTTCAAGGGAACACACATCCTCTATTTTGAGCTGTATTACTTGGAGTTGGATTACCGATTTCATATGGCAGGCTCAAAAGAACACTATTAAATTAAAAGATATTTGGGGCTTATCAATGGAAGATTATTGCATTTTTGTTCTGAAAAGGTTTACCAGTAATGACAACAATGCTAATAGTTTGACAGTAtcacttttcaaatcttttaaaACATATTTGATCGTTGAAATGTTATGGGTTTCAGCAAACAGTTTTGTAAACCTTTTTCCCACTATcctaatgaaaaaattcctAGAAATTGTGGATAATACAAACCGTTCCTCATCATGTATGAACCTTGCGTGGCTTTATATTATTGCTATGTTCATTTGTAGGTTAACAGTAGCAATTTGTAATTCACAAGGACAATTTATTTCTGATAAGATTTGTTTGAGAACAAGAGCCGTACTTATAGGAGAAATTTATACAAAAGGCTTACGTAGGAAGTTGTTTGCATCACCAAAAACCAATCATGATGCAGATAATGTCTCTGCAAATCTCGGTACCATTATTAATTTAATTTCCATTGACTCATTCAAGGTATCTGAAATATCAAACTACCTTTATATGACAGTACAAGCAATAATTATGGTAATAATTATTATAGGGctacttttcaaattcctAGGTGTTTCTGCTTTTGCAGGTATCTTAATAATCTTAATGATGTTCccattaaattttttgttagCTGATTTGTTAGGCAAGTTTCAAAAGCGAGCACTACAATGCACCGATCAAAGAATCGCCAAATTGAACGAGTGTTTACAGAACATGAGAATCGTTAAATATTTTGCTTgggaaaataatattttaaatgaaattaaATCGTTAAGGCAAAAGGAATTGGGATTcttattaaaaaaatccttACTGTGGTCTGtaacttcttttctgtGGTTTGTGACCCCAACATTGGTAACTGGTGTTACCTTCGCCATTTATATATTCGTCCAACAACAAGAATTGAATGCCCCTCTTGCTTTCACTACTTTGTCCCTCTTCACTTTATTGAAGACACCCTTGGATCAATTATCAAATATGCTAAGTTTCATGAATCAATCGAAAGTCTCtctaaaaagaataaccGAATTTTTAAACGAAGGTGATacagaaaaatataatcaaCTAACCATATCTCCAgataaagataaaattgaattcaaaaatgcaaCTTTAGTCTGGAATGAAAACGACAGTGGCATAAATGCATTCAAGTTATGTGAATTGAATAttaaatttcaaattggCAACTTAAATTTGGTTTTGGGTTCGACAGGTTCTGGTAAAAGTGCATTGCTAATGGGTTTACTGGGTGAACTAGATTTACTTAGTGGCTCTATCATTGTTCCAGGTTTAGAACCAAGACATGATTTGATTCCTGATCGCGAGGGTTTAACCAATTCCTTCGCATACTGCTCACAAAGTGCGTGGCTATTAAATGACACAGTAAAAAACAATATTATCTTTGATGGCTCCTATGATGAAAGTAGGTACAAAAAGGTAATTGATGCATGTGGGCTGAAGAGGgacttgaaaattttaccaGCTGGTGACCTAACAGAAATTGGTGAAAAGGGTATAACGTTATCAGGAGGACAGAAACAGAGGATTTCTTTGGCCAGAGCTGTTTATTCGAATGCTAAGCATGTCTTGCTAGATGATTGCTTGAGTGCTGTGGACTCACACACTGCCGTATGGATCTATGAAAATTGTATCACAGGACCACTGATGAAAAACAGAACCTGTATTTTAGTCACGcacaatttttcattagcCCTTAAAAGTGCACATTTTGCAGTTGTATTAGAAGACGGGAAAGTGAAGAATCAAGGCACTATTATGGAACTGCAGAAGAAAGGgcttttcaaagaaaaaaatgctcAATTGTCCTGCCAAGACAACATTAATGAAAAGAGCGCTAATAGATCAAAAGGTAACAGAGAAAACGACTCCCAGAAAACTAAGCCCGTTACCGCAGGCATAAAATTTGATTCAGATTTGGTTGATAATGGTCAGCTAATAGAAGAGGAACGAAAATCAAATGGTGCCATAGGCCTTGATGTTTACAAATGGTacctgaaattttttggagGTTACAAAGCTTTAACGGCCTTGTTCACACTTTATATCACAACTCAAATGTTGTTCATCAGCCAATCTTGGTGGATACGACACTGGGTCAACGATGCCAGGATACAAATAGACGCTTCCGGTTTTACTACCGACACACTGCCTTTAAAAGCAATAACTTTGGAAGAACTTGACTCTTCGAAGAATAAACACACAgctttttattatcttaGTGTATATTTTGCCATCGGTATCATTCAGGCACTATTAGGTGGCATTAAAACTATGATGACGTTTCTGTCCGGTATGCGTGCCTCCAGGAAGATCTTTAATAACCTACTAGATCTAGTTCTACACGCCAAAATAAGATTTTTTGACGTGACGCCAGTCGGTAGAATCATGAATCGCCTTTCAAAGGACATTGAAGGTATTGATCAAGAATTAATTCCATATTTAGAAGTGACTATATTTTGCCTTATTCAATGTGCATCAATTATAATTCTCATTACTGTAATAACTCCTCGCTTTTTGATAGTCGCCATTATCGTTTTCGTTTTATATTATTTCGTGGGAAATTGGTATTTAACGGCTAGTAGAGAATTAAAAAGGATTGATTCAATAACAAAATCTCCCATTTTCCAGCATTTCTCAGAGACCTTGGTAGGCGTTTGCACAATCCGTGCTTTTGGTGACGAGAGGAGGttcattttggaaaatatgaACAAAATTGACCAAAATAACAcagctttcttttatttatcaGTTACTGTTAAATGGTTTGCTTTTAGGGTTGACATGATTGGTGCATTCATCGTTTTAGCATCAGGCTCTTTTATTCTACTTAATATTGGAAATATTGACTCTAGTCTTGCCGGTATTTCTTTGACATATGCCATTTTGTTTACAGATGGCGCATTGTGGCTAGTTCGACTGTACTCAACATTTGAAATGAACATGAACTCTGTTGAAAGACTAAAAGAATATTCTAGCATTGAGCAGGAGAACTATTTTGACCATGATGAAGACCGTATTCAACTCCTTAATGAGTCGTGGCCAAAAGATggtaaaattgaagttgAGAACTTATCATTACGTTACGCATCAAACTTACCTCCAGTCATAAAAAACGTTAGCTTCAAAGTGGATCCTCAAAGTAAGGTTGGAATTGTCGGAAGAACTGGCGCAGGCAAATCTACCATAATTACGGCCTTATTTAGATTACTAGAACCAATAACCGGATGTATCAAAATAGATGGCCATGATATAAGTAGAATTGATCTAGTGACTTTACGTCGTTCCATTACTATCATTCCCCAGGACCCTATTCTATTTACAGGAACAATTAAAAGTAATGTTGACCCATATGATGAATATgacgaaagaaaaatattaaagGTGCTTTCACAAGTaaatttaatttcttcacgTGAATTTGAAGATGCGTTTAACTTGAAGGAAAACTTTGGTGCCTCTcataataaatttttaaatCTTCGAACTGAAATAGCTGAAGGCGGCCTAAACCTCTCCCAAGGTGAAAGACAATTACTTTTCATTGCACGATCATTGTTGCGCGAGCCCAAAATCATACTGTTAGATGAGGCTACTTCCTCCATTGATTACGATTCTGACCATCTAATTCAGGGTATTATAAGAAGCGAGTTCAATAAAAGCACAATTCTCACTATCGCACATCGTTTGAGATCAGTTATCGATTACGATAGAATACTTGTGATGGATGCAGGTGAGGTAAAAGAATATGATCGCCCCTATGAactgttgaaaaatgaacGGAGTATATTTTATAGTATGTGTCGCGACAGCGGGGATCTGGaacttttgaaacaaatatCCAAGCAATCAAGTAAGAGATGA
- the MUP3 gene encoding Mup3p (Low affinity methionine permease~similar to YHL036W) → MEPLLFNSGKANPSQDVFIDVEVGDITTKYGSTNTGSFSSMDTVEAQAIKAETARFMEVPQGRHLGVFSTVVLFVSRIVGSGIFAVPSVILLNTGGNKLIYFAIWVFSAVIAFAGLYLFLEFGSWIPKSGGRKNFLERSFERPKLLISVVFSCYSVLTGYALTGSIVFGKYVLSAFGVTDDSWSKYISISFIVLAVLIHGVSVRHGVFIQNALGGLKLIMIVLMCFAGLYTLLFYKSTSQVAWDLPVTQVEKDSFLSVSSIATAFISSFFCFSGWDTVHTVTSEIKNPVKTLKVSGPLSLIICFVCYTMMNVAYLKVLTYEEIVNAGPLVGSVLFTKLFGPQVGGKFISFSIAISAASNILVVIYGISRVNQEIFKEGYLPFSAHMSKNWPFDAPLPSISLCGFITIAWILILPKEGESFNYLVSMDGYGNQFFLLLVAIGLFIWRFKHKHETPEIRAPTFGVLAIIALSLYMLVAPFLADASLNRVGFLPPYQIMSLLVILACFFFWLVKFVLLPKFFHYKLLPKITYLRDGLVVTEWVKKPSLY, encoded by the coding sequence ATGGAACCACTGCTCTTTAATAGTGGGAAAGCAAATCCCTCACAAGATGTTTTTATAGATGTGGAAGTTGGCGATATTACCACAAAATATGGTTCTACAAATACTGGATCATTCAGTTCGATGGATACGGTGGAAGCGCAGGCGATAAAAGCAGAGACGGCGAGATTCATGGAAGTTCCTCAGGGAAGGCATTTAGGTGTGTTTTCTACGGTTGTGTTATTTGTTTCGAGGATAGTGGGATCAGGCATATTTGCAGTTCCCAGTGTGATTTTACTGAATACAGGCGGTAATAAGCTGATATATTTTGCGATTTGGGTTTTCAGCGCTGTGATTGCGTTTGCAGGATTATATCTTTTTCTAGAATTTGGTTCATGGATACCGAAATCTGGCGGACGTAAAAACTTCCTCGAACGTAGTTTTGAAAGGCCCAAATTATTGATTAGTGTGGTGTTTTCCTGCTACAGCGTTTTAACCGGGTATGCATTAACAGGTTCTATTGTCTTTGGCAAATACGTGTTGAGCGCATTTGGGGTGACGGATGACTCGTGGTCCAAGTACATTAGCATATCATTTATAGTCCTCGCAGTTCTTATTCACGGTGTCTCTGTAAGACACGGAGTGTTCATACAAAATGCTCTTGGTGGTTTGAAGTTGATAATGATTGTTTTAATGTGCTTCGCTGGGCTGTACACCCTACTCTTTTATAAAAGCACCAGTCAAGTTGCTTGGGACCTACCCGTAACCCAAGTCGAGAAGGATTCTTTTCTATCAGTGTCCTCTATTGCTACTGCCTTTATTAGCTcattcttttgtttttctggTTGGGATACAGTTCACACGGTTACATCAGAAATTAAGAATCCGGTTAAAACATTGAAAGTGTCAGGTCCTTTATCGTTGATAATTTGTTTCGTCTGTTACACAATGATGAACGTAGCATACTTAAAAGTTTTGACATATGAGGAAATTGTTAATGCGGGGCCCCTTGTTGGTTCGGTGTTGTTTACCAAGCTTTTCGGACCTCAAGTTGGTGGTaaattcatttctttttccattgCCATTTCTGCAGCATCTAATATTCTAGTTGTCATTTATGGTATATCAAGAGTTAACCAAGAGATTTTTAAAGAAGGTTATTTACCGTTCAGTGCACATATGTCCAAAAATTGGCCATTCGATGCACCTTTACCATCCATTTCTTTATGTGGCTTTATAACTATTGCTTGGATATTGATTTTACCCAAAGAGGGCGAATCCTTCAATTATCTAGTATCAATGGATGGTTATGGCAACcagtttttcttattattgGTTGCTATTGGCCTCTTTATTTGGAGATTCAAACATAAACACGAAACGCCAGAGATTCGTGCACCTACGTTTGGCGTTTTAGCCATTATTGCGTTGTCATTGTATATGTTGGTGGCTCCATTTTTGGCCGATGCTAGTCTAAACAGAGTTGGATTCTTACCACCCTACCAAATTATGTCATTATTAGTGATACTTGcatgcttctttttctggTTAGTTAAATTCGTTTTACTACCCAAATTCTTCCATTATAAACTTCTACCCAAAATTACTTATTTGCGCGATGGGCTCGTTGTCACTGAATGGGTAAAAAAGCCATCTTTGTATTAG